In Streptomyces sp. NBC_00878, a single window of DNA contains:
- a CDS encoding TetR/AcrR family transcriptional regulator, translating to MQTERRRHLSTADERRESVLRTAIGAFASRGYFGTTTTEVAKAAGISQAYVYRLFPNKESLFAAVVEHCFAKVRESLEAGVAQAEGSSPEAVLSSMGDAYAYLISDNDLLLVQLHAQAAAVSVPAIRDTVRAGYARTVEYVRGASGGDDRQVQEFFAVGMLCHLVVSLGAEEVDAPWTRTLTAGIRHH from the coding sequence ATGCAGACCGAACGACGCCGCCACCTGTCCACCGCCGACGAACGCCGCGAGTCGGTCCTCCGCACCGCCATCGGGGCCTTCGCCTCGCGGGGGTACTTCGGCACGACGACCACGGAGGTGGCCAAGGCCGCCGGGATCTCCCAGGCGTACGTCTACCGGCTGTTCCCGAACAAGGAGTCCCTGTTCGCCGCGGTCGTCGAGCACTGCTTCGCCAAGGTGCGCGAGAGCCTGGAAGCGGGTGTGGCCCAGGCGGAGGGCAGCTCCCCGGAGGCGGTGCTCTCGTCGATGGGCGACGCCTACGCCTACTTGATCAGCGACAACGACCTCCTGCTCGTCCAGCTGCACGCCCAGGCGGCCGCGGTCTCCGTACCCGCGATCCGGGACACCGTACGAGCGGGGTACGCGCGCACCGTGGAGTACGTGCGCGGCGCCTCCGGGGGCGACGACCGGCAGGTCCAGGAGTTCTTCGCCGTCGGCATGCTCTGCCATCTCGTGGTGTCGCTGGGGGCGGAGGAAGTGGACGCCCCCTGGACGCGCACGCTCACGGCGGGCATCCGACACCACTGA
- a CDS encoding DUF3710 domain-containing protein, which yields MFGRRKKGSAAEDAAGEAEQVVDSVGTEADGAERERVKLEPEPRPDGPWDSTEVRDPAEGRVDLGGIFVPGVDGMELRVEVAGDAIVAATVVLKDSAVQLQAFAAPKREGIWGEVREEIATGITQQGGVIDEVEGPLGWELRAQVPVQLPDGTGGFQVVRFVGVDGPRWFLRGVISGQGAVQPQAAGLLEQIFRDTVVVRGEGPMAPRDPIVLKLPDDAQMVAEGVQQEEQAGSRFSGGMGQLQRGPEITEVR from the coding sequence GTGTTCGGACGTCGCAAGAAGGGCAGTGCCGCCGAGGACGCGGCGGGCGAGGCCGAGCAGGTCGTCGACAGTGTCGGCACTGAGGCGGACGGTGCGGAGCGCGAGCGCGTGAAGCTCGAGCCCGAGCCGCGCCCCGACGGTCCCTGGGACAGCACCGAGGTCCGTGATCCGGCCGAGGGCCGGGTCGACCTGGGTGGCATCTTCGTACCCGGGGTCGACGGCATGGAGCTTCGGGTGGAGGTCGCGGGTGACGCCATCGTCGCGGCGACCGTGGTGCTGAAGGACAGCGCCGTCCAGTTGCAGGCCTTCGCCGCTCCCAAGCGCGAGGGCATCTGGGGCGAGGTGCGCGAGGAGATCGCCACCGGCATCACCCAGCAGGGCGGTGTCATCGACGAGGTCGAGGGCCCGCTGGGCTGGGAGCTGCGCGCCCAGGTACCGGTGCAGCTGCCGGACGGGACGGGTGGCTTCCAGGTCGTCCGGTTCGTCGGCGTGGACGGTCCTCGCTGGTTCCTGCGCGGAGTGATCTCCGGGCAGGGCGCGGTGCAGCCGCAGGCCGCCGGTCTGCTGGAGCAGATCTTCCGGGACACCGTGGTGGTCCGCGGTGAGGGCCCGATGGCTCCGCGCGACCCGATCGTCCTGAAGCTGCCGGACGACGCGCAGATGGTCGCCGAGGGTGTCCAGCAGGAGGAGCAGGCCGGTTCCCGCTTCTCCGGCGGCATGGGGCAGTTGCAGCGCGGACCGGAGATCACCGAGGTCCGGTAG
- the dut gene encoding dUTP diphosphatase: protein MTPAPTPVGVLIKRVDPDVPLPEYAHPGDAGADLRTTESHVLEPGERAVLPTGVCIALPEGYAAFVHPRSGLAARCGVALVNAPGTVDAGYRGEIKVIVVNLDPRESVRFERFDRIAQLIVQQVEKVRFQEVAELPDSARAAGGFGSTGGHAAVGGTAGGNRYASVVSDREGQ from the coding sequence GTGACCCCGGCCCCGACTCCCGTGGGCGTGCTGATCAAGCGCGTCGATCCGGACGTACCGCTTCCGGAATACGCGCACCCCGGTGACGCGGGCGCGGACCTCCGGACGACGGAGAGCCACGTACTGGAACCAGGTGAGAGGGCCGTGCTGCCCACGGGTGTGTGCATCGCGCTGCCCGAGGGGTACGCGGCCTTCGTGCACCCCCGTTCCGGGCTTGCCGCTCGCTGCGGTGTCGCCCTAGTGAATGCCCCGGGGACGGTTGATGCCGGGTACCGTGGGGAGATCAAGGTGATCGTGGTGAATCTCGACCCGCGCGAGTCCGTGCGGTTCGAGCGCTTCGACCGGATTGCCCAACTGATCGTCCAGCAGGTCGAGAAGGTGCGCTTCCAGGAGGTGGCGGAGCTTCCCGACTCGGCGCGGGCCGCGGGGGGCTTCGGGTCCACCGGCGGGCATGCCGCCGTGGGCGGCACAGCGGGTGGGAATCGATACGCATCGGTCGTATCCGACCGGGAAGGACAGTGA
- a CDS encoding PaaI family thioesterase: MSGTSSALRPPADAVAPVRHPDAPAPGELLGAHYGQCFGCGGEQPHGLHLEARAGEGVSITAEFTVKPAHQGAPGLAHGGVLASALDESLGSLNWLLRSIAVTGRLETDFVRPVPVGTVLYLEAEVTAVAGRKIYSSATGRIGGPDGPLAVRADALFLEVKVEHFIDNGRPEEIRAAMDDPDQVRRARAFEVNP; the protein is encoded by the coding sequence GTGAGTGGTACATCTTCAGCTCTGCGGCCCCCGGCCGACGCCGTGGCGCCGGTGCGGCACCCCGACGCGCCCGCCCCGGGCGAACTGCTCGGCGCGCACTACGGCCAGTGTTTCGGCTGCGGCGGCGAGCAGCCGCACGGACTGCACCTGGAGGCCCGCGCGGGCGAAGGGGTGAGCATCACCGCCGAGTTCACCGTGAAGCCCGCCCACCAGGGCGCTCCCGGTCTCGCGCACGGCGGAGTGCTCGCGAGCGCCCTCGACGAGAGCCTCGGCTCGCTGAACTGGCTGCTGCGCAGCATCGCCGTGACCGGACGGCTGGAGACCGACTTCGTACGGCCCGTGCCCGTCGGCACCGTGCTGTACCTGGAGGCCGAGGTGACGGCGGTGGCGGGGCGCAAGATCTACTCGTCCGCCACCGGACGGATCGGCGGCCCGGACGGACCCCTCGCCGTCCGCGCGGACGCCCTCTTCCTCGAAGTGAAGGTCGAGCACTTCATCGACAACGGCCGCCCGGAGGAGATCCGTGCCGCTATGGATGACCCCGACCAGGTCCGCCGTGCCCGTGCCTTCGAGGTGAACCCGTGA
- a CDS encoding DUF3093 domain-containing protein, whose protein sequence is MQLSASPYEERLTAPRSWWFISLLVGLSMALILLPFGTLPLLGGFVGGTAVAAVMASSYGSVRIRVVAGSLIAGDAKIPVSALGEAHVLDPEETRAWRTFKADTRAFMLLRSYIPTALRVEVTDPTDPTPYLYLSTREPERLAAALEAARTTTP, encoded by the coding sequence ATGCAGCTTTCCGCCTCGCCGTACGAAGAACGTCTGACCGCTCCGCGTTCCTGGTGGTTCATCAGCCTGCTGGTGGGTCTCTCGATGGCCCTGATCCTGCTGCCGTTCGGCACGCTGCCCCTGCTGGGCGGCTTCGTCGGCGGCACGGCGGTCGCGGCCGTGATGGCGAGTTCGTACGGCTCCGTGCGGATCCGCGTGGTGGCCGGCTCCCTGATCGCGGGCGACGCGAAGATCCCGGTCTCGGCCCTCGGCGAGGCCCACGTCCTCGACCCCGAGGAGACCCGCGCCTGGCGCACGTTCAAGGCCGACACCCGCGCCTTCATGCTCCTGCGCTCCTACATCCCCACGGCGCTCCGCGTGGAGGTCACCGACCCGACGGACCCGACCCCGTACCTGTACCTGTCGACGCGCGAGCCGGAACGCCTGGCAGCGGCCCTCGAAGCGGCACGGACGACAACGCCATAG
- a CDS encoding DUF4193 domain-containing protein, with protein sequence MATDYDTPRKTDDDVDSDSLEELKARRNDKSTSAVDVDEFEAAEGLELPGADLSNEELAVRVLPKQQDEFTCMSCFLVHHRSQLAREKNGQPICRDCD encoded by the coding sequence ATGGCAACGGATTACGACACCCCACGCAAGACCGACGACGACGTCGACTCGGACAGCCTTGAAGAACTGAAGGCTCGCCGGAACGACAAGTCGACTTCGGCGGTCGATGTGGACGAGTTCGAGGCCGCAGAAGGCCTGGAACTGCCCGGTGCGGACCTCTCGAACGAGGAGTTGGCCGTCCGGGTCCTGCCGAAGCAGCAGGACGAGTTCACCTGCATGAGCTGCTTCCTGGTCCACCACCGCAGCCAGCTGGCCCGCGAGAAGAACGGCCAGCCGATCTGCCGCGACTGCGACTGA
- a CDS encoding HAMP domain-containing sensor histidine kinase, translated as MTTTPAPPKAPPKPTWDPRKPEPPFPWLRPTIRIRLTLLYGGMFLIAGILLLSIIYLLAAQALRQGSGVSFQVTGTDLKLYSETCPQLSGARSNEEVNAILKECTAIQQQHALDGLLSRSLLALLGLAVIAFAFGYAMAGRVLSPLGRITRTARAVAGSDLSRRIELDGPDDEFKELADTFDDMLERLQRAFTAQQRFVGNASHELRTPLAINRTLLEVHLSDPGAPVELQQLGKTLLATNERSEQLVEGLLLLARSDNQIVERKPVDLAEVASQAIDQVRGEAEAKGVMIRGKRAAAVVQGSGVLLERIALNLVQNAVRYNVAEDGWVEVTTEVQHGQAVLVVSNTGPVVPAYEIDNLFEPFRRLRTERTGSDKGVGLGLSIARSVARAHGGHIAAEPREGGGLVMRVTLPV; from the coding sequence ATGACCACGACACCCGCTCCTCCCAAGGCACCCCCGAAGCCCACCTGGGACCCGAGGAAACCGGAGCCGCCGTTCCCCTGGCTGCGTCCGACCATCCGGATACGGCTCACGCTGCTGTACGGCGGGATGTTCCTGATCGCCGGGATCCTGCTGTTGTCGATCATCTACCTGTTGGCGGCCCAGGCACTCCGCCAGGGCAGTGGCGTCTCCTTCCAGGTGACTGGCACCGACCTCAAGCTCTACAGCGAGACCTGCCCCCAGCTGAGCGGCGCCAGGAGCAACGAAGAGGTGAACGCGATCCTCAAGGAGTGCACCGCCATCCAGCAGCAGCACGCCCTGGACGGCCTCCTCAGCCGCTCGCTCCTCGCCCTGCTGGGCCTTGCCGTCATCGCGTTCGCCTTCGGCTACGCGATGGCCGGCCGGGTGCTGTCCCCGCTCGGCCGGATCACGCGCACCGCGCGCGCGGTGGCGGGCTCGGACCTGTCGCGGCGGATCGAACTGGACGGTCCCGACGACGAGTTCAAGGAGCTGGCGGACACCTTCGACGACATGTTGGAGCGGCTGCAGCGGGCCTTCACGGCCCAGCAGCGGTTCGTGGGGAACGCCTCGCACGAGCTGCGGACGCCCCTCGCGATCAACCGCACGCTCCTGGAGGTGCACCTGTCCGATCCGGGTGCGCCCGTGGAGCTCCAGCAGCTCGGCAAGACGCTGCTCGCCACGAACGAGCGCAGCGAGCAGCTCGTCGAGGGCCTGCTGCTGCTCGCCCGCAGTGACAACCAGATCGTCGAACGCAAGCCGGTCGATCTCGCCGAGGTCGCCTCGCAGGCCATCGACCAGGTGCGCGGTGAGGCCGAGGCGAAGGGCGTCATGATCCGCGGGAAGCGGGCCGCCGCGGTCGTCCAGGGCAGCGGCGTCCTCCTGGAGCGGATCGCCCTGAACCTCGTTCAGAACGCCGTGCGGTACAACGTGGCGGAGGACGGCTGGGTCGAGGTGACCACAGAGGTGCAGCACGGTCAGGCGGTCCTCGTGGTCTCCAATACGGGGCCCGTGGTCCCCGCGTACGAGATCGACAATCTTTTCGAGCCTTTCCGGCGACTGCGCACGGAGCGGACGGGCAGTGACAAGGGCGTGGGTCTGGGCCTGTCGATCGCCAGGTCGGTGGCCCGTGCACACGGCGGTCACATCGCCGCGGAACCGCGCGAGGGAGGTGGGCTGGTGATGCGAGTCACCCTGCCTGTCTGA
- a CDS encoding response regulator transcription factor, with translation MRVLVVEDEQLLADAVATGLRREAMAVDVVYDGAAALERIGVNDYDVVVLDRDLPLVHGDDVCRKIVELGLPTRVLMLTASGDVSDRVEGLEIGADDYLPKPFAFSELTARVRALGRRTSLPLPPVLERAGIKLDPNRREVFRDGKEVQLAPKEFAVLEVLLRSEGAVVSAEQLLEKAWDENTDPFTNVVRVTVMTLRRKLGEPAVIVTVPGSGYRI, from the coding sequence GTGCGCGTACTCGTCGTCGAGGACGAGCAGCTGCTCGCCGATGCGGTGGCCACCGGACTGCGCCGGGAGGCCATGGCCGTCGACGTCGTGTATGACGGTGCGGCCGCCCTGGAGCGCATCGGCGTCAACGACTATGACGTGGTCGTCCTCGACCGCGACCTCCCCCTCGTGCACGGCGACGACGTCTGCCGCAAGATCGTCGAGCTCGGCCTGCCCACGCGCGTGCTGATGCTCACGGCCTCCGGAGACGTCAGCGACCGGGTGGAGGGCCTGGAGATCGGCGCCGACGACTACCTCCCCAAGCCCTTCGCGTTCAGCGAGCTGACGGCACGCGTGCGTGCCCTCGGCCGGCGTACGAGCCTGCCGCTGCCGCCGGTGCTGGAGCGGGCCGGGATCAAGCTCGACCCCAACCGCCGCGAGGTCTTCCGCGACGGCAAGGAGGTCCAGCTCGCGCCCAAGGAGTTCGCCGTCCTGGAGGTGCTGCTGCGCAGCGAGGGCGCCGTCGTCTCCGCCGAACAGCTCCTGGAGAAGGCCTGGGACGAGAACACCGACCCGTTCACCAACGTCGTGCGCGTCACGGTGATGACCCTGCGCCGCAAGCTCGGTGAGCCCGCGGTCATCGTCACGGTGCCCGGTTCCGGTTACCGGATCTGA
- a CDS encoding inositol monophosphatase family protein yields the protein MTTTVNDELKAELLEIALDAAHRAGAFLRDTRPDDLGVAATKSSAVDVVTEMDIASEKLITGLLADRRPDDGVLGEEGASVEGSSGVQWVIDPIDGTVNYLYGLPNWSVSIAARKDGETIVGVVQAPMRAETYRAVLGEGAYVNDRPARVRPAPAFGMALVGTGFGYRAERRARQAEVVAHLIPEVRDIRRAGSAAIDLCDVATGRLDAYYERGLNAWDYAAGDLIAREAGALTGGRPGEPLSTDLTVAAPPGLFEPLQARLEELGAWHD from the coding sequence GTGACCACCACAGTCAACGACGAGCTGAAGGCCGAGCTGCTGGAGATCGCGCTCGACGCGGCCCACCGCGCGGGCGCCTTCCTGCGCGACACCCGCCCCGACGACCTCGGCGTCGCCGCCACCAAGTCCAGCGCAGTCGACGTCGTCACCGAGATGGACATCGCGTCCGAGAAGCTGATCACCGGTCTGCTGGCCGACCGCCGGCCGGACGACGGCGTGCTCGGCGAGGAGGGCGCCAGTGTCGAGGGCAGCAGCGGCGTCCAGTGGGTGATCGACCCGATCGACGGGACGGTCAACTACCTGTACGGGCTGCCCAACTGGTCGGTCTCCATCGCGGCCCGCAAGGACGGCGAGACCATCGTCGGCGTGGTGCAGGCCCCGATGCGCGCGGAGACCTACCGAGCCGTCCTGGGGGAGGGCGCGTACGTGAACGACCGCCCCGCGCGCGTGCGGCCCGCCCCCGCGTTCGGGATGGCCCTCGTCGGCACCGGCTTCGGCTACCGCGCCGAACGGCGGGCCCGGCAGGCCGAGGTGGTCGCACACCTGATCCCCGAGGTCCGGGACATCCGACGGGCCGGCTCGGCGGCGATCGACCTGTGCGACGTGGCGACGGGCCGCCTGGACGCGTACTACGAGCGCGGGCTGAACGCCTGGGACTACGCCGCCGGTGACCTGATCGCCCGCGAGGCGGGCGCGCTGACCGGTGGACGCCCCGGAGAGCCCCTTTCGACCGACCTGACCGTCGCGGCCCCACCCGGCCTCTTCGAGCCCCTCCAGGCCCGCCTGGAAGAGCTGGGCGCCTGGCACGACTGA
- a CDS encoding ferrochelatase: MRDALDATPYDALLLLSFGGPEGPDDVVPFLENVTRGRGIPKERLKEVGQHYFLFGGVSPINDQNRALLDALRKDFADHGLDLPVYWGNRNWGPYLTDTLREMVTDGHRRVLVLATSAYASYSGCRQYREDLAGALATLEGEGLQAPRIDKLRHYFNHPGFLEPMIEGLLTSLAELPEEVRAGAHIAFTTHSIPNASADTSGPAEGHGDGGAYVKQHLDVAQLVADAVRERTGIDHPWRLVYQSRSGAPHIPWLEPDICDHLEELHGADVPAVVMAPIGFVSDHMEVLYDLDTEATAKAEELGLPVRRSATVGADPRFAAAIRELVLERADAESGRDVTPCALGALGPSHQLCPVGCCPARTPKPAAAGADSPYA; the protein is encoded by the coding sequence ATGCGAGACGCGCTCGATGCCACCCCTTACGACGCCCTGCTCCTGCTCTCGTTCGGCGGTCCCGAAGGCCCCGACGACGTGGTCCCGTTCCTGGAGAACGTGACGCGTGGACGGGGTATCCCCAAGGAACGCCTGAAGGAAGTCGGGCAGCACTACTTCCTGTTCGGCGGGGTCAGCCCCATCAACGACCAGAACCGCGCCCTCCTGGACGCCCTCCGCAAGGACTTCGCGGACCACGGCCTGGACCTGCCCGTGTACTGGGGCAATCGGAACTGGGGCCCGTATCTGACCGACACCCTGCGCGAGATGGTCACCGACGGCCACCGCCGCGTCCTGGTCCTCGCCACGAGCGCGTACGCCTCGTACTCGGGCTGCCGGCAGTACCGCGAGGACCTCGCGGGGGCCCTGGCCACCCTGGAGGGCGAGGGTCTGCAGGCGCCGCGGATCGACAAGCTGCGGCACTACTTCAACCACCCCGGCTTCCTGGAGCCCATGATCGAGGGCCTCCTGACGTCGCTCGCGGAGCTCCCCGAGGAGGTCCGGGCGGGCGCGCACATCGCCTTCACGACGCACTCGATCCCGAACGCCTCTGCGGACACGTCGGGCCCGGCCGAGGGCCACGGCGACGGCGGGGCGTACGTGAAGCAGCACCTGGACGTCGCGCAGCTCGTCGCCGACGCCGTGCGCGAGCGGACCGGGATCGACCACCCCTGGCGGCTCGTCTACCAGTCGCGTTCTGGCGCCCCGCACATCCCGTGGCTGGAGCCGGACATCTGCGACCACCTGGAAGAGCTGCACGGCGCCGATGTCCCGGCCGTCGTGATGGCGCCCATCGGGTTCGTCTCGGACCACATGGAGGTCCTCTACGACCTCGACACGGAGGCCACAGCGAAGGCCGAGGAGCTGGGTCTGCCGGTGCGCCGCTCGGCCACCGTGGGTGCCGACCCGCGGTTCGCCGCCGCGATCCGCGAGCTCGTCCTGGAGCGGGCCGACGCCGAGAGCGGCCGGGACGTGACGCCCTGCGCCCTCGGCGCCCTGGGCCCGAGCCACCAGCTGTGCCCCGTGGGCTGCTGCCCGGCCCGCACCCCCAAGCCCGCGGCCGCGGGCGCCGACAGCCCGTACGCGTGA
- a CDS encoding MFS transporter gives MPSPYRALFAAPGSKGFTTAGLLGRMPLSMMGIGVVTMISQLTGRYGLAGALSATIALSAAVLGPQISRLVDRHGQRRVLRPATLCALAASAGLLLAAHFDWPDWVLFLCSAGIGCVPSVGAMTRARWSLLYRDRPELHTAYAFESVVDEICFIFGPIISIGLSTVWFPEAGPLLAACFLAVGVFWLTSQRATEPPPHPREQHTGGSALRSAGLQVLVGTFVATGAIFGAVDVVTVAFADERGHKGAASVVLAVYAAGSCVAGAVFGLLRLGGAPARKWVLGVCTMAVSMIPLLLVGNLPFLAVALFVAGLSIAPTMITTMALVELHVPRAKLTEGMTWVSTGLAVGVALGSSLSGWVIDTAGARAGYGVPVAAGAVAVAVGFLGYRRLSRPAPGRGGTLVEHHNEREERHVA, from the coding sequence GTGCCCAGCCCCTACCGTGCCCTGTTCGCCGCCCCCGGCTCCAAGGGCTTCACCACCGCGGGCCTCCTCGGCCGGATGCCGCTGTCGATGATGGGCATCGGCGTGGTCACGATGATCTCGCAGCTCACCGGGCGGTACGGGCTCGCGGGCGCGCTCTCGGCGACCATCGCGCTGTCCGCCGCGGTGCTCGGCCCGCAGATATCCCGCCTGGTGGACCGGCACGGGCAGCGGCGCGTACTGCGGCCCGCCACACTGTGCGCGCTCGCCGCGTCCGCCGGGTTGCTGCTGGCCGCACACTTCGACTGGCCGGACTGGGTGCTGTTCCTCTGCTCGGCCGGCATCGGCTGCGTACCGAGCGTCGGCGCGATGACCAGGGCACGCTGGTCGCTCCTCTACCGGGACAGGCCCGAACTGCACACCGCGTACGCCTTCGAGTCCGTCGTCGACGAGATCTGCTTCATCTTCGGGCCGATCATCTCCATCGGTCTGTCCACCGTGTGGTTCCCGGAGGCCGGGCCGCTGCTCGCGGCCTGCTTCCTGGCGGTCGGCGTCTTCTGGCTGACCTCCCAGCGCGCCACCGAGCCCCCGCCGCATCCGCGCGAGCAGCACACGGGCGGCTCGGCCCTGCGCTCCGCCGGGCTGCAGGTCCTGGTGGGCACCTTCGTGGCGACGGGGGCGATCTTCGGGGCGGTCGATGTGGTCACCGTGGCCTTCGCCGACGAGCGAGGTCACAAGGGGGCCGCGAGCGTCGTCCTGGCCGTGTACGCGGCGGGCTCCTGTGTGGCGGGGGCCGTGTTCGGACTGCTGCGCCTCGGCGGAGCGCCCGCCCGCAAGTGGGTGCTGGGCGTATGCACCATGGCCGTGAGTATGATCCCCCTCCTACTGGTCGGAAACTTGCCGTTCCTGGCCGTGGCGCTGTTCGTTGCGGGCCTGTCCATCGCGCCGACGATGATCACGACGATGGCCCTCGTCGAACTGCACGTACCACGCGCGAAACTGACCGAGGGCATGACGTGGGTGAGCACCGGGCTCGCGGTCGGGGTCGCGCTCGGCTCCTCCCTGTCCGGCTGGGTGATCGACACAGCCGGGGCGCGGGCCGGGTACGGGGTTCCGGTCGCCGCCGGTGCCGTCGCGGTCGCGGTCGGTTTCCTCGGGTACCGCCGGCTCAGCAGACCGGCGCCGGGTCGGGGAGGCACCCTTGTTGAGCACCATAACGAGCGCGAAGAACGGCACGTGGCGTAA
- a CDS encoding D-arabinono-1,4-lactone oxidase yields the protein MSTITSAKNGTWRNWGGTVTARPAREVTPASVEELTAAIREAAEEGLTVKAVGSGHSFTSIAATNGVLIRPQLLTGIRNIDRDAMTVTVEAGTPLKRLNMALAREGMSLTNMGDIMEQTVSGATSTGTHGSGRESASIAAQIRGLELVTADGSVLTCSEKENPDVFAAARIGLGALGIVTAITFAVEPVFLLTAREEPMPFDEVTGRFDELWAENEHFEFYWFPHTASTNTKRNNRSAGPEQPVKPLAGWFDDEFVANGLWQVANMVGRAVPATVPTIAQISTRAWSSRRYTDIPYKVFTSPRRVRFVEMEYAVPRAALVDTLRELKAMVDRSRFRISYPVEVRTAPADDITLSTASGRDSAYIAVHMFRGTPYQAYFTEAERIFTAHEGRPHWGKVHTRDAEYFAGVYPHFGEFTELRDRLDPQRLFANDYLRRVLGE from the coding sequence TTGAGCACCATAACGAGCGCGAAGAACGGCACGTGGCGTAACTGGGGCGGAACGGTCACGGCCCGCCCCGCGCGGGAGGTCACGCCGGCCTCGGTCGAGGAACTGACCGCGGCCATACGCGAGGCCGCCGAGGAAGGGCTGACGGTGAAGGCCGTCGGCAGCGGACACTCCTTCACGTCGATCGCCGCCACCAACGGCGTGTTGATCCGCCCTCAACTGTTGACCGGCATCCGCAACATTGATCGCGACGCCATGACGGTCACGGTCGAGGCCGGCACCCCGCTCAAGAGACTCAACATGGCCCTCGCGCGCGAGGGCATGTCGCTCACCAACATGGGCGACATCATGGAGCAGACGGTCTCCGGCGCCACCAGCACCGGCACCCACGGCAGCGGCCGAGAGTCGGCCTCGATCGCCGCCCAGATCAGGGGACTTGAACTGGTCACGGCGGACGGTTCGGTGCTGACCTGCTCCGAGAAGGAGAATCCGGACGTCTTCGCGGCGGCCCGCATCGGCCTCGGCGCCCTGGGCATCGTCACCGCGATCACCTTTGCAGTGGAGCCCGTCTTCCTGCTCACGGCCCGCGAGGAGCCGATGCCCTTCGACGAGGTCACCGGCCGCTTCGACGAACTCTGGGCCGAGAACGAGCACTTCGAGTTCTACTGGTTCCCGCACACGGCGTCCACCAACACCAAGCGCAACAACCGCAGCGCGGGCCCGGAGCAGCCCGTGAAGCCGCTGGCGGGCTGGTTCGACGACGAGTTCGTGGCCAACGGCCTCTGGCAGGTGGCCAACATGGTCGGCCGTGCGGTGCCCGCGACCGTTCCGACCATCGCCCAGATATCCACCCGGGCCTGGTCCTCGCGGAGGTACACGGACATCCCTTACAAGGTCTTCACCTCGCCCCGCCGGGTGCGGTTCGTGGAGATGGAGTACGCCGTCCCGCGCGCCGCTCTGGTGGACACGCTGCGGGAACTCAAGGCGATGGTCGACCGATCGAGGTTCAGGATCAGCTACCCGGTCGAGGTCCGCACCGCCCCGGCGGACGACATCACCCTGTCCACCGCCTCCGGTCGGGACAGTGCCTACATCGCCGTGCACATGTTCCGGGGCACGCCCTACCAGGCGTACTTCACCGAGGCCGAGCGCATCTTCACCGCGCACGAGGGCCGGCCGCACTGGGGCAAGGTGCACACGCGCGACGCGGAGTACTTCGCCGGCGTCTACCCGCACTTCGGCGAATTCACCGAGCTGCGGGACCGACTCGACCCGCAACGGCTGTTCGCGAACGACTACTTGCGCCGGGTGCTGGGCGAGTAA